From a single Pempheris klunzingeri isolate RE-2024b chromosome 2, fPemKlu1.hap1, whole genome shotgun sequence genomic region:
- the LOC139210715 gene encoding parapinopsin-like: protein MQPSVFFPNASSYVGPHAEPPLSRTGFIILSIIMAIFTGPAIVLNATVIIVSLMHKQLRQPLNYALVNMAVADLGTAMTGGVLSVVNNAQGYFSLGRTGCVMEGFAVSLFGITSLCTVALIAVERMFVVCKPLGHITFQKKHAFGGIALSWLWSLTWNLPPLFGWGRYELEGVGTSCAPDWHNRDPQNVSYILAYFAVCFAVPFATILASYTKLLWTLHQVSNMDCVEGGAAAKAEMKVATMVVLMVLTFLVSWLPYASLAMLVVYNPDVEIHPLVGTVPVYLAKSSTVYNPIIYIYLNKQFRKYAVPFLLCGREPSLEDETSDMATTVETAIGKVSPA from the exons ATGCAACCATCTGTCTTTTTCCCGAATGCTTCCTCCTACGTGGGCCCCCATGCGGAGCCCCCTCTGTCACGCACTGGCTTCATCATTCTCTCCATCATTATGGCCATTTTCACCGGTCCGGCCATCGTACTCAACGCTACAGTGATCATTGTGTCTCTCATGCACAAGCAGCTGAGGCAGCCGCTCAATTATGCTCTGGTGAACATGGCTGTGGCTGACCTGGGCACAGCCATGACTGGAGGCGTGCTGTCTGTGGTCAACAACGCCCAGGGGTACTTCTCCCTGGGAAGAACAGGCTGCGTGATGGAGGGCTTCGCTGTGTCCTTGTTTG GCATCACATCTCTGTGCACAGTTGCCCTCATCGCAGTGGAGAGGATGTTTGTTGTATGTAAACCGTTGGGGCATATAACCTTTCAAAAGAAGCATGCATTTGGAGGTATTGCGTTATCCTGGCTGTGGTCCCTCACATGGAACTTACCGCCCCTGTTTGGCTGGGGCAGGTATGAGCTAGAGGGTGTCGGGACGTCCTGTGCACCAGACTGGCACAACAGAGACCCTCAAAATGTCTCCTACATCCTGGCTTACTTTGCGGTGTGCTTTGCCGTCCCCTTTGCCACGATCTTGGCGTCCTACACAAAGCTATTGTGGACACTGCACCAG GTATCAAATATGGACTGTGTggaaggaggagcagcagctaaaGCAGAGATGAAGGTGGCGACCATGGTGGTTCTGATGGTCCTGACATTTCTCGTCAGCTGGCTGCCTTATGCCAGCCTGGCCATGCTGGTTGTCTACAACCCTGATGTGGAGATTCACCCGCTGGTGGGCACAGTGCCAGTTTACCTGGCCAAGAGCAGCACTGTGTACAATCCCATCATCTACATCTACCTCAACAAACAG TTTCGTAAATACGCAGTGCCCTTCCTGCTGTGTGGGAGAGAGCCCTCGCTGGAGGATGAGACATCAGACATGGCAACGACTGTGGAGACTGCAATCGGCAAAGTGTCTCCTGCCTGA